The following are from one region of the Melaminivora suipulveris genome:
- a CDS encoding DUF2857 domain-containing protein has product MSTAHPLNQAVIAQALYDLRNGQLRRCKLMGFGEAELDALKHPALISVLANANVSWCSVTVNREVLRRLLQQAQDVEKEIATVDRMLRLGASTEMVSKFYGLTHQEVALRREILGLPKRKGRHPVLDEEQDTELWRQWKAVTNSRTVDLEDDTSILDAAMDLAEGMSLPLSVVWASIKSWVDQGLA; this is encoded by the coding sequence ATGTCCACAGCACACCCACTCAACCAGGCTGTCATCGCCCAGGCCCTCTATGACCTGCGCAATGGGCAACTGCGCCGCTGCAAACTGATGGGGTTTGGCGAGGCAGAGCTGGACGCCCTCAAGCATCCCGCGCTGATCAGCGTGCTGGCCAACGCCAACGTCTCCTGGTGCTCAGTGACGGTCAACCGCGAAGTGCTGCGACGGCTGCTCCAGCAGGCGCAGGACGTGGAGAAGGAAATCGCCACAGTCGATCGCATGCTCAGACTGGGCGCGAGCACCGAGATGGTCAGCAAGTTCTATGGCTTGACGCATCAGGAAGTAGCGCTTCGCCGTGAAATCCTCGGTCTGCCCAAGCGCAAGGGCCGACACCCCGTGCTGGACGAGGAGCAGGACACAGAGCTGTGGCGGCAATGGAAGGCTGTGACCAACAGCAGGACCGTCGATCTCGAAGATGACACTTCCATCCTCGATGCCGCCATGGACTTGGCCGAAGGCATGTCGCTGCCTCTGTCGGTGGTCTGGGCCTCGATCAAGAGCTGGGTCGATCAGGGACTGGCTTGA
- a CDS encoding ParB family protein: protein MTEITSQQMAGKLLASGFERSGPSATSLSDPIADTPLVVTLDQLCPYDHDPRKKRNPVYEEIKASIRERGLDAAPAITRRPGDDHYIIRNGGNTRLAILRELWSETKDERFFRVSCLFRPWPERGEIVALTGHLAENELRGGLTFIERALGVEKAREFYELESGSTLSQSELARRLAADGYPVQQSHISRMADAVRYLLPAIPTVLYAGLGRHQVERLSVMRKACERTWAHYAKGRALVQDFDEFFQEVLSQFDVQADEFSAQRIQDELIGQMAELLDVDYDVLALDMTESESRQRALVSEPTPPSTPPALPEPEAIARPPADTAPPDARPTAMPSTGESDADASHSGAVSPAADGDLLREHIVSPAPTTERLEFIQRMVADQLGDALPHDFSANVLQSIPVQAGGLYPISDVWYIAPGLDTPEHLRIHVAQFAREIAVEADLGECIDDRPDGIGFACRARTTNPAPLGRAVHTLLACLAGQQPADVGLDNGQLVIDLPALLHGQGDVTRRLSDTALVKLFRLLRLARRLLDLEAGAADSGT from the coding sequence ATGACTGAGATCACCTCCCAGCAGATGGCCGGCAAACTGCTTGCATCCGGGTTCGAGCGCAGCGGCCCGTCAGCAACGTCCTTGAGCGACCCGATCGCCGACACGCCCCTGGTCGTGACACTCGACCAGTTGTGCCCCTACGACCACGACCCGCGCAAGAAGCGCAATCCGGTGTACGAGGAAATCAAGGCATCCATCCGCGAGCGTGGTCTGGACGCGGCTCCCGCCATTACCCGGCGGCCCGGCGACGATCACTACATCATCCGCAATGGCGGCAACACGCGACTGGCAATCCTGCGCGAACTCTGGTCGGAGACCAAGGACGAACGTTTTTTTCGGGTCTCATGCCTGTTCCGCCCATGGCCCGAGCGTGGCGAGATCGTCGCGCTCACCGGGCATCTTGCAGAAAACGAACTGCGCGGTGGCCTCACCTTCATCGAGCGCGCTTTGGGCGTCGAGAAAGCGCGCGAGTTCTACGAACTGGAAAGCGGCTCCACCCTGAGCCAGTCCGAGCTGGCCCGCCGCCTGGCCGCCGACGGATACCCCGTGCAGCAGTCGCACATCAGCCGGATGGCCGACGCCGTACGCTACCTGCTGCCCGCAATCCCGACCGTGCTCTACGCCGGCCTGGGGCGTCACCAGGTCGAGCGCTTGTCGGTCATGCGCAAGGCCTGCGAGCGCACCTGGGCGCACTACGCCAAAGGCCGCGCACTGGTTCAGGACTTCGACGAGTTCTTTCAGGAAGTGCTGTCGCAATTCGATGTCCAGGCCGACGAGTTCTCTGCGCAGCGCATACAGGACGAGCTGATCGGCCAGATGGCCGAATTGCTGGACGTCGATTACGACGTGCTCGCTCTGGACATGACCGAATCCGAGAGTCGCCAGCGTGCCTTGGTCAGCGAGCCGACGCCGCCCTCGACGCCGCCCGCCTTGCCAGAGCCAGAAGCCATCGCGCGCCCACCTGCCGATACTGCGCCACCTGATGCGAGGCCGACGGCAATGCCCTCGACGGGCGAGAGCGACGCGGATGCCAGTCATTCGGGCGCGGTCAGTCCGGCGGCAGATGGCGACCTGCTTCGGGAGCACATCGTCTCGCCAGCGCCGACGACCGAACGGCTTGAGTTCATCCAGCGCATGGTCGCCGACCAGTTGGGCGATGCACTGCCGCACGATTTCTCGGCGAATGTCTTGCAGTCCATCCCGGTGCAGGCTGGCGGGCTCTATCCGATCTCGGATGTCTGGTACATCGCCCCCGGCCTGGACACACCCGAGCACCTGCGCATCCACGTCGCGCAGTTCGCCCGCGAGATTGCGGTCGAGGCAGACCTGGGCGAGTGCATCGATGACCGCCCAGACGGAATCGGCTTCGCCTGCCGTGCTCGCACCACAAACCCAGCGCCGCTGGGCCGTGCCGTCCATACGCTGTTGGCTTGCCTGGCCGGTCAGCAGCCCGCCGACGTCGGTCTGGACAACGGGCAACTCGTCATCGACCTGCCGGCGCTGCTGCACGGCCAGGGTGACGTAACCCGACGATTGAGCGACACCGCGCTGGTCAAGCTGTTCCGCCTGCTGCGACTGGCCCGCCGCCTGCTCGATCTCGAAGCCGGCGCTGCGGACTCTGGAACCTAA
- a CDS encoding ParA family protein, with amino-acid sequence MQVVSIISTKGGVGKTTTAANLGGLAADAGLRVLLLDLDVQPTLSSYYELAHRAPGGIYELLAFNERDLDQLVSRTIIAGLDLVLSNDHRGELNTLLLHAPDGRLRLRHLLPILNPLYDLVLIDTQGARSVLLEMAVLASDLALSPVTPEILAARELRRGTMQLLEDIAPYRQLGIEPPPLHLLINRVHPVSANARLIQQALRDLFQDHADIGVLATDVPAIEAYPRAATRGLPVHRVEYRQPVGRVAPAALATMRDLAGELLPQWQDRFAAVSGRPPQPLDTRRSHGERT; translated from the coding sequence ATGCAGGTCGTATCCATCATTTCAACCAAAGGTGGGGTCGGCAAGACCACCACGGCTGCGAACCTGGGCGGTCTCGCTGCGGACGCCGGGCTGCGCGTGCTGTTGCTCGATCTTGATGTGCAGCCCACCTTGTCCTCCTACTACGAGCTGGCTCACCGCGCGCCGGGCGGCATCTATGAATTGCTGGCCTTCAACGAGCGCGACCTCGACCAGCTTGTGTCCCGCACGATCATCGCGGGTCTCGACCTGGTGCTCTCCAATGACCATCGAGGCGAACTGAACACTTTGCTGCTGCACGCGCCAGACGGGCGCCTGCGGCTGCGGCACCTGCTGCCGATACTGAACCCCCTCTACGACCTGGTGCTGATCGACACCCAGGGCGCGCGCTCGGTGCTGCTGGAGATGGCGGTGCTGGCCTCCGACCTCGCGCTGTCGCCTGTGACCCCGGAAATTCTCGCCGCCCGCGAGCTGCGGCGCGGCACCATGCAGTTACTGGAGGACATTGCGCCGTACCGGCAGCTGGGCATCGAGCCGCCGCCGCTGCACCTGCTCATCAACCGCGTCCATCCGGTGTCCGCCAACGCCCGGCTGATCCAGCAGGCGCTGCGCGATCTGTTTCAAGACCATGCCGACATCGGCGTGTTGGCCACCGACGTGCCGGCCATTGAGGCTTATCCGCGTGCCGCGACGCGCGGCCTGCCGGTGCATCGGGTCGAGTACCGCCAGCCAGTGGGCAGAGTCGCTCCCGCCGCGCTCGCCACCATGCGCGATCTTGCCGGCGAATTGCTCCCGCAGTGGCAGGATCGATTTGCCGCAGTGTCCGGCCGTCCGCCACAGCCTCTTGATACCAGGAGGTCTCATGGCGAACGCACATGA
- a CDS encoding AlpA family transcriptional regulator: MSQTPVLPPNERRILRLEEVEAKSGFKRAHIYNLMKKRQFPQALRLGVRAVGWDSIEIDQWIDERVNNRA; this comes from the coding sequence ATGTCGCAAACACCTGTACTGCCGCCAAACGAGCGCCGCATCCTGCGCCTGGAAGAAGTCGAAGCGAAATCCGGTTTCAAGCGCGCCCACATCTACAACCTGATGAAGAAACGCCAGTTCCCGCAGGCGCTGCGTCTGGGCGTGCGCGCCGTGGGCTGGGATTCCATCGAAATCGATCAGTGGATCGACGAGCGCGTCAACAACCGGGCCTGA